ACCTTTTCTTTAATTTTTATAATACTTTCTTTACAAGAATTTCCTTTGATATAGTCTGTTTTTTCGGCACGTTTTTCTTCAGTATCTAGCTTCAAAATTTTATCAAAAACATATTTTTCCAATAGATAATGGTCCATATCGTTGTGTCCTTTTTCTTCCACGCGAATATCATGTTTCACATGGAGGCTGTAGAATTTGCCATCGAGATACATGCTAATATGGAATTTTTGCGAAGGATAGTAGATCTCGTCACCTTTTTCGTGTATTTGGAAATCTTTTGCTAAAGCTTCCAAGAGTTGCTCGGGGTTTAGCCCGTTTAAATCTTTTAAAAGACGGTTGTAATCGTGGATTTTTATGGATTGGTTAGAAACAATAAAGCTGTATACAAAGTTAAAATGTTCTAATCCAGAATATTTTTTATTCTTATCACGAAGGCGTTTGGCATGCTCGCCAACACTTCCGATTCTGTGGTGTCCATCTGCAATGTAGAAAGAATCAATAGGATCCAATACCTCTTTGAACTGTTGAAGCTTCAGTCGGTTGTCTATTTTCCAGATTTTGTGTCTTACACCTTGATTGTCCAAATAGTTGATAATCGGCACATTTTTCTGTTCGTGCGACATGAGCAATTCTACTTTAGCATTGGCATTGTAAGTTAGCAATACGGGTTCTGCCTGTAGATGGACTTTGTCAAGATAATGCGCCATTTTCATTTTGCGCTCGGTGATGGTGGATTCGTGCTTTTTAATTTTTCCATTGAAAAAATCATCAACACTTACCAATCCCAAAAGACCTCTGAAGCTTGATTTATTTGGTAATATTTGCTCGTAAAGATAATAGGAAGAATCGTCTTGTGTTAACTTTTTAGCTTCTAACATTTCCTCAAAATTGGTACGCACTTTTCTTAAGTTGCGATCAACATCTTTGGATTTGCTAACCACGGCAGGTTTTATCATTTGGATATAAGAATCCTCGATATTGGCCTTGTCGTTGATTTCTTCCTGAGAAAAATTGTCTAAAGAAGGCGTTGGGAAAACATCCATAAGTTCAGGATGAGGTCTTACACCTTTGAAAGCTTTGAAAGTCGGCATTATTCTAATTCCTTTTTGATGTTTATGATTTGCTCGGCAAGTTCTAGTCCTATTCTTTCTTGCGCATCTATTGTATTTCCTCCGATATGTGGGGATAATGACAATGCAGGATTCATTAATAGTGGTAACTCTGGCTGCGGTTCGTTTTCGAAAACATCCAAAGCAGCACCTGCTATTTTTCCATTTTCTATATAGTCTATAAGCGCTACTTCGTTGATAACACCACCACGAGCTGTATTGGCAATGAAAACACCATCTTTCATCATTTCCATTTCTGGCGCGTCGAGGATGTAAGCATTAAGTTTGCTCGTATTAATGCTTATAAAGTCGGCTTTTTGTAAGACATCTTCTAAAGTTACAGATTTTATTTGGAAAGTCAGACTTTGTCCATCGAAAAAGTGAAGTTCTATCTGTTCTGTTTTAGGTGTTCTGTTATAGGCGATAACCTTCATGCCTAGGCTGATTCCTATCTTGGCAACTTCAATTCCTATTTTTCCTAATCCTACTATGCCTAATGTTTTTCCTGATAGCTCAAAAGCTTTAGCAAATGATTTTTTGAGACTATCAAACTTGGTGTCACCTTCTAGTGGCATCAATCTATTAGACTCGTGCAGGTTGCGGGCTAAACCAAAGAAATGTGCAAAGACCAATTCTGCAACGGACTTGCAAGACGCCGTTGGTGTGTTGATGACGTAAAGACCCTTGTCTATTGCGTAGTCAACATCGATATTGTCCATCCCAATACCGCCACGTCCAAGGATTTTCAGGCTAGGGCATTCGTCGATAAGTTCTGCACGAATTTGTGTAGCACTTCTTACCAAAAGAACATCTACTTGGTTGTCATTGATGAATTTTGCAAGATGTTCACGCGCTACTCTGTTTTCGAGTACGGTGATGCCAGCTTCGGTAAGTTTGTCAATTGCGGATTGGGAAATCCCGTCGTTTGCAAGAACTTTCATTGTTTAGGGTTTTATTAACGCTATCATGTTGATGCTAGCTGTTATTTAATTTTAAAATTGAACAAAAATACAAAAGTTTAAAAAACTGTCAAAAATATTTTTGCAAATTCATTATTATCTACAAAAACACCTTCTAATATTGAAAATAGAAGGCGTTTAATTATTATTTCTTCAAAGTATTACGCGAAGTTTTTCATGACATCAACCAAAACTTGTACGCTTTCTATCGGCATCGCGTTATAGATGCTTGCGCGGTAACCTCCTAGACTTCTGTGTCCGTTTAGTCCACTGATTCCTGCTGCTTTCCAAGCTTCATCAAAAGCTTCTTTTTTACTTTCATCTGTTAATTTGAACGAAACATTCATTAACGAGCGATCTTCTTTTGCTGCATATCCTTCGAATAAAGGATTGCTGTCAATCTCGTCATACAGAAGTTTTGCTTTGGCTTCATTTTTTGTTTCAGCAGCAGCGATGCCTCCGTTTTCTTCCAAATGTTTCAGCGTTAAATAGGAAACATATACTGCAAAAACTGGCGGCGTATTTAACATGGACTCTTTAGCAATGTGCAATCCTAAATCCATATAAGAAGGGAGATTACGTCCAGTTTTTCCTAAGATATCTTTCTTAACAACGACCAAGACAGCACCAGCTGGCCCCATGTTTTTTTGAGCGCCTGCGTAAATCAAATCAAATTTTGAAAAGTCTAACTGACGGCTAAAAATGTCAGACGACATGTCGCAAACCATCAATGTATCTACTTTCGGGAATTCTTTCATTTGTGTTCCGTAGATGGTATTGTTGGATGTGCAATGGAAATAATCGTAATCTGCGCCTACTTTATAGTCTTTCGGGATATAGCTGTAGTTGTCCTCTTTTGAAGAGGCTACAACATCAATATTGCCAATTTTTTTAGCTTCTTTTATCGCTCCTGCAGCCCAAGTTCCGGTATCGGTATAAGCTGCTTTTCCGTTTTCTGTAAGAAGGTTAAGTGGTGTCATCAAAAATTGGAGACTTGCGCCACCTTGCAGATAAAGCACTTCGTAATCGTCACCTAGATTCATCAAGCGTTTTACGATGGCTCTGGCCTCGTCCATTACAGCAACAAATTCTTTACTTCGGTGAGAGATTTCTAGTATAGAAAGTCCCATGCCATTAAAGTCCAAAACCGCTTCCGAAGCTTTTTGAAAGACTTCTTGAGGAAGGATACTTGGTCCAGCACTGAAATTGTGTTTTTTCATTTTATTTTATTAGATTTTGGTGTTTTCTAACAATGTTATTCGTTGTGTAAAAAAGCTTTTTTAGCCAATAAAGATTCTTCTGATTCTACATGATCATCATCTGGTACACAACAATCTACAGGACATACTGCCGCACATTGTGGCTCTTCATGGAAGCCTTTACATTCTGTACACTTATCCGAAACGATGAAATATATATCATCACTCACCGGTTCTTGTGGTGCATCTGCATCTACTGTTAATCCAGAGGTTAAAGTAACTCTACCCTGGAGTGCTGTTCCTTCGGATGCTTTCCAGTCTACTGCGCCTTCATAGATTGCGTTGTTTGGACATTCTGGTTCACAAGCTCCGCAATTAATACATTCATCTGTTATTTTAATAGCCATTGCTATATTATTTTATAATTTTGTGCAAAATTACGAAAAATAAGATAAGTAATGATGAACAATGACAAAATTTATGGTCTGGCTAAAGTAGGCGAATTTTTATTTGATTTTTTAGCACAAGCACCTGATAATTATAATGCTACGCAACAAAGTTTCGCAAACGTTCTTAAACAATCTAAGGTCGAAAATCCTTGGTTCGATGAGCCTAATATGCGCTTTGCGCTTAATACTTGGGCACAGTTGCTGAATGTGGAAGCTATCAAAGCTTGGTTAGCAAAATACAGTTTTCAGAATTCTGGTAAAAAAGTCGGACTAATTTTGGCAGGAAATATCCCAATGGTTGGTTGGCATGATGTGATGTCGGTGATATTGTCAGACAATATTCCAATGATTAAATTGTCATCAAAAGATAGACTTGTCATTCCGTTTTTACTTAATTTATGGAAAGAATTTAGTAATGATTCTGTACAATACGAACTGGTAGAACGCCTAGAAAATTTTGATGCCGTTATTGCGACGGGAAGCAACAATACGGCACGTTACCTCGAATATTATTTTAAAGACAAATCTGCAATTATCCGAAAAAATAGAACAAGTCTTGCGGTTTTATCAGGTGATGAGACAGATGAAGAATTACAAAAATTAGCTGACGATATTTTTATTTATTATGGTTTGGGATGTCGCAATGTGACACGACTTTTAATTCCTGAAAATTTTAAATTGGATAGATTGTTTGAGAATTTTTTAAACTATCAAAACATCATCAATCATAACAAATACGCGAATAACTATGATTACAATCGCGCAGTTTATTTATTGAATCAAGATCAATTTTGGGATAACAATTTTGTAATGTTGAAGCAAGACGACAAACTATTTAGTCCACTTTCGGTTTTGCATTTTAGCCGTTACAAGACTTTGGAGGATATTAGCGATTTTATTAAAGAAAATGAAAACGAAATTCAGACGATTGTAACAAACATGGATTTGGAATTTGAAAGCATAAAACTAGGAATGGCACAACAACCAGCCCTTGATACCTACGCAGATAATGTCGATACAATGGCATTTTTGTGCGCATTATAAATTCTTGTTTTAATAAATTTTTAAATTTCAGAATTAAATAAAACCCCTAATAATCGCGTTTAAATTGTGAGAATTTAATAGAAAAATACTTGTCCATTTTTCGGTTGTCAGCCTTTTCGTTCTTTTTTAATTTTGAAATAAAAAATGAAACTTTCCAAAGATATAATGTATCAAGCTTCTTGCAACAAAAATCCAGATTTTGAAGGCGTTTTTTGGATGGCTGTGAAAACAACGGGTATTTTTTGTCGTCCAACTTGTACCGCAAGAAAGCCGAAAATAGAAAATGTTGAGTTTTTTGATAATACCAAAGATCCAATCCTGAAAGGTTATCGCCCATGTAAAATTTGTAAACCTTTGGAAAGTCCCGACCAAACACCCGAAGCAATCCAAAAATTGTTAGACGATTTATCACAAGATCCATCGATGAAATTTAAGGATTATGATTTGGTACAACGGGGCCTGGAGCCCGCCAATGTTAGACGTTGGTTTCTCAAACATCATGGTATGACATTTCATGCATTTCAAAGAATGTTTAAAATTAATTCCGCGTTTAAAAAACTTCAAGACGGCGAAAATATTATAGATGCCGCACTAGATATTGGTTATGAAAGTTTGAGTGGTTTTAATGAAAGTTTTAAAAATATATTTGGCGTTTCTCCAGCACAATCCAAAATGGAAAAAGTAATTGATCTAAAACGTATCGAAACTCCTATTGGGACAATGATCGCTTGTGCCGACAAACATGGAATTTGCCTTTTCGAATTTTCCGATAGAAAAGCTTTACCCACGGAATTGAAACAAATTTCCAAACATTTCGATGCTAATATTATTCAGGGAGAAAATCCACATTTCACAACTTTACAAAAAGAACTGAAAGAATATTTCGAAGGCAAAAGAAAAGAATTTACAGTGCCACTTTCGCCAGTAGGAACAGATTTTCAAAAACGAGTTTGGGAAATTCTTCGTACAATTCCTTACGGGACCACGCGAAGTTATCAAGAACAAGCCCATATTTTGGGAAATCCAAAAGCGGTGCGCGCGGTAGCCAATGCCAACGGTCTTAACAAAATATCGATTCTTATACCTTGTCATCGTGTGATTGGCAGCGACGGAAAACTCACGGGTTACGGCGGTGGCATCTGGCGAAAACAGAAACTTCTGGAACTCGAAAAAGCAATTTTGTTTTAAAAGTAAAAACCTATCATTTTAATTCTTAAATTCATACAAAAATTAAAATGAGAAAATATAAAATCCAAACCAAACCTTTTGTTGTCCCAACCACCGATGGGAAGCTCATCGAAGAACATTGGGGAAATACAACTTCTCATAAGAATATTTCTATCGCGTATATGTCTGCGCCACCAGGATGGAGCGAGCCTCACCAGACGCCAGATTTTGACGAGTTTACACTAATAATTTCTGGAAAAAAACAAATTGAGATAGATGGCGAAATTGTCATTGTAGAGAAAGGACAAAGTATTTTGATTGAAAAAGGTGCGCGCATTCGTTATTCGAATCCATTTTCGGAGGTTTGCGATTATGTGGCGATTTGTATGCCTGCATTTTCGATGGATCTTGTTAATCGCGAAGCCTATTAACATTTAAGATTTAAAAATTTTAAACGTAAAAAGAAAAACAGAATCAAAAAAATAATTGATTCTGTTTTTTATTAAATCGATTATATTTTTTATAAAATTAAATCTCTGAACAAGCGCTCAAAAGTTTTATCCAAATCGACAGCTTGTCCAGGATGAGGTCGCGAAGTCTGGATGATAGAACTCCGCACTGCGGTTAGCCAACGGAAACGTTCGGGGATTTCCAATTGCGCAATCGGACCAAAATCTTTACCTCCTTTTGCAACATTTTCGAAAGACATCAAATGTTTTTCAATAACTTCAAATTCTGTTTCGCAAAAAAAACATTGCATTTTGTCGGGACAAAGATGGGTTTTCACTTTGATGTATTTTTCACGTTTGCTAAAGATGACCAAACCAACGTTTATAAATTCTTCACGCTCAGGTTTTGGCACCAATCGGATTACCGCGTACTCATATAATTTTACTTCTTGCATCTTTCGCTTCGTTTACAAAGTTATCAGAATTCGCTAGTCGTCTGGTCAAAAACTGGAAATAGACTTTTTTTATTTCCTCTGGAGAAAGTTCTGTATCGCGCCATTGCAGCCAATCTTCGGGAATAAGTTCTACAATGTTACGCAGAATGTCATCGGTCAAAATTGTTTTAAATTTTAGATTCACTTCATCCAGTTGATCCGCTTGCGGTAGCAGAACATGATCTTTTATCATCGGGAAATTGCTGATTGCATTCTTCTCCCAATTGTCCCAAGAATGATGGAAGTACAAAGATGCACCATGATCGATGAGCCACAATTCTTTATGCCAATACAGCATATTGGTATTCCGGAAAGTACGGTCGATATTGGTTAGATAAGCATCTAGCCATACGATTTCAGACGAAAGCTGAGTGTCAATTTTTACCGCTGCAGGATCGTAGTTAATCGCACCAGAAAGATAATGCAAAGCCAAATTTCGTCCCACACTAGCTTTCAACAAATCCTGAATTTCCTCATCAGCTTCAGTTCTTCCAAAATCTTCATGCAGATATGCGAACACCAATTCAGGCGTTCGGAAGCCCAAAGCTTGCGCAATCTTTCCTCCGATAAGTTCAGAAATTAAGGCCTTTACACCGTGTCCCGCACCACGAAATTTTAATACATATTTAAAGTCGTCATCCGCCTCCGCCAAAGCAGGCAAAGAGCCGCCTTCGCGCAATGGCAAAATATAACGTAAGACCGTTACCGTTCGTAATGATAAATCCATTTTGTTAATTAAAGTGTAAAAATAGCATTTTTTTGGCGCCTATTTCCGTCCTCCGTTCCCGCTTTTTGTTTTTTCAAAAAACAAAAGAGCTCCACTCAGGCCGGGGCGCGCTGCGCACGTTGACAAAGAAGGATTTTTGTATTTAGTTTTTGATTCCATGAGACTTTTCTTATTTTTGAGAAAATTTAAAAACCTATGTCGTCTTTCATCGACTTTGGGATTGCCAAAAAATCCTATGAACATCAACAACAAATGAATAAAATAACCGAACTTTTTAATATTAAATATCCAATCATCCAAGGCGGGATGATTTGGCATAGTGGCTGGAGGCTTGCTTCGGCGGTTTCTAACAATGGCGGATTGGGACTTATTGGTTCTGCAAGCATGTATCCCGACATTCTTCGCGAAAATATCAAAAAATGCAAAGCGGCAACAGATAAGCCTTTCGGGGTTAATATCGCGCTGTTGTATCCCAATTTAGAAGAAATCATCAATATCATTTTGGAGGAAAAAGTAAAAATTGTTTTCACTTCAGCGGGAAATCCAAAAACTTATACTGATGTTTTAAAGAAAGAAGGCATCAAAGTGGCACACGTGGTATCATCTACCAAGTTTGCTATCAAATGTCAAGATGCTGGTGTGGATGCTATTGTTGCAGAAGGTTTTGAAGCAGGTGGTCACAATGGTCGCGATGAAACAACAACTTTAGCTCTAATCCCGAATGTTAAAAGACATATCACAACACCACTAATTGCTGCAGGCGGTATTGCAACAGGAGCGCAGATGAAAGCAGCGATGATTCTTGGTGCAGACGCTGTACAGGTAGGATCACGTTTTGCCGCGACAACTGAGGCGAGTTCTCATGAAAATTTTAAAAATAAAATTGTTGAAATCGGAGAAGGTGACACACAGTTAACTTTGAAAGAATTGGCGCCAGTACGTTTGATAAAAAATAAATTCTATCAAGATCTGGAGGCGCTTTACGAACAAGGCAGAAATGTTGAAGCGCTTAAAGAAACGCTGGGCCGTGCACGTGCAAAACGCGGCATGTTCGAAGGCGATTTGGTGGAAGGCGAGTTGGAGATTGGACAATCTTCGGCTTTGATCGATGAGGTGCTTCCTGTTGAAAAAGTTTTTGAAAAGCTGATTGCAGAGTTCAATGCAGCAAAAGTTGATTTGATTCTTTAAGAAATTGGGAACTAGGAACTAGGAACTAGGAACTAGGAACTGGGAACTGGGAACTGGGAACTAGAAATTAATCATTAATAATTTAAAAAACGTGTTTTCAAAACAAGAAGCGGCGCAGTTAAAGAAAGAATTTTGGACAGCTTTTGGGAAAGCTTTTCCGAGAAAATGGCTATTGTATGATACCAAAATAAAAGATTTTTCTTTTAAATTTTATGCGGATAACAAAAAAGTAGAAGTTTCGCTGGATATCGAAATGAAAGATGAGCTTTTCCGAAATGCATATTTCGAGAAGATTTGGTCCTTAGAATCTATTTTGGAAGAATACGTAGGCGACTTTACGAAAGATGAATTTTATGTTTTGGACAATGGGAAAGTTATCAGCCGAATTTGGGTTACAAAAACGAATGTTAGTATTTTTAATAAAAATTCGTGGCCCGATATTTTTGATTTTTTTGTTGAGAAAATGTCGGCTTTCGAAATGTTTTATTACGAATATGAAGATTTTATAAAAGATGTGTGATCCAATGTGCTGCTTAAAATTAATGATTAAAGGCTTTTAAAATAAAAGTATAAGAATGAAGAAAATAACAATAAAAGCTAAAGATTTTTTCGAATTGTTAAAATTGAAAGGCGAGTCGATGTGGGACGTTTTTGCATCGCTTATTGATGGGGAAGAAAAGGAACTGATTTTTGTGGACGAGGACAACAAGTTTTTGTTCGCGTATATTTTGCCCAAAAATCTTGAAAAACTGAAAGAAGATAAAGCGCTTTTTTCTAAAGAATATGCCGAAAAATTGAACGACCTCAATTAGTCCAGCAAAAGAAAAAATCTACATCTAGCCCCGATTGCAGCGAATAGCCTGAGCAGTCGGGGTTTTGTTTTGGCGCGAAGCCTAGCAGCGGAAAGCGGGCTGGGATTGTCGAAGAATGTACGCTTGTCCTGCTCCTAAGATTTAGGCTGTAGTTTTAAACTTTTCTGCCATTCGATATAACCAACAATGGCCATGAAACTGAATACGAAATATTGTAAAGATGTGATAGCGAGGCCTTTGTAAACCATCATCGGGATGCAGATGATATCGGCGACAATCCAAAAAATCCAGTTTTCGACGCAGCGTTTTGCCATGAGCAGCATGCCGACCAAGAATAAAGAGGTTGTTAAAATATCGAGATAATTGGCCCAATCCAAATGGTAAAGTCCGAGGTTGACATTTTCTAAACTGAATTTGTTGTCGATAAAAGGTTTGAAGTAATAAACCAGTCCGACAAAAATTATACTCAATACAAATAAAATACTGGCATTGAACCAATCTTTTTTTGAGGCTTTTTGTACTTGGACATGGATATGGTCATCCGAATGTTTTGCCCACAAAATCCAGCCGTAGATGCTCATCACCGTGTAATAAACGTTGATAAGCATGTCGCCTAAAAGCCCGAAAACAAACATAATGTATATGAACAAAATCGTGGAAACCAAGCCAGTGGGATACACCCAAATGTTTTTTTTGATGGAAAAATAAACACTGAGGATACCAAAAACGGTCGCAATGATTTCTAAAATAACCAAATATCTGGGATAGTCTTTGTATTGGGACGCAAGATCTACGAAAAATTCTAACATGTTGTAAAGATATATAATTATTAAAAAATAAGGAATATTATTATGATATCTTTAAAGCTGATTTGTCGCTAGAGTGTTAAAGAATTTTAATAAAATTTTAGAAATTAGTTTTGTAATCGCCTTTTTTTTATATTTTCGTAAGCTTAAAATAAAAACGAAGTAAAGAGTATTTTTTATGTCAAATATTTGGATTAAAAAGCCGCTAAGTGCCTACGAAGCGGATATGAAAAAAAGCCAGCTAAAGCGCGTTCTTGGTAAATGGAGCCTTACAGCTATTGGTGTTGGAGCTATTATTGGAGGAGGAATTTTTGTGTTGACGGGGACGGGTGCTTATTATCATGCAGGTCCAGCTTTGGCAATTTCGTTTATTGTGGCTGGAATTGCTTGCGTTTTTGCAGCCTTATGTTACGCGGAGTTTGCTTCTATTATCCCAGTAGAAGGTTCGGCTTATGCTTATGCATACGGCACAGTAGGTGAGATTTTCGCTTGGGCCATGGGCTGGTGTCTTATTTTGGAGTATGCCATGGCGAGTATGGCGGTCTCGGTGAGTTGGTCCGGGTATTTTAATAAATTTCTGAAGATATTTGGTATTGATTTACCCGCTTACTTAACGACAGATCCTGCAAGTTTTACAGGGGAAGGTTTCTCTATGAATTTGCCTGCTTTTATTATTGTGTTATTAATCACTGCTTTGTTGGTTAAAGGAACCAAAGAAGCTGCTGGTGCTAATAATCTTATAGTTATAATGAAAACTTCTGCAGTTATTTTTGTAGTCATTGCAGGTG
This genomic stretch from Chryseobacterium sp. POL2 harbors:
- a CDS encoding DUF1015 domain-containing protein — its product is MPTFKAFKGVRPHPELMDVFPTPSLDNFSQEEINDKANIEDSYIQMIKPAVVSKSKDVDRNLRKVRTNFEEMLEAKKLTQDDSSYYLYEQILPNKSSFRGLLGLVSVDDFFNGKIKKHESTITERKMKMAHYLDKVHLQAEPVLLTYNANAKVELLMSHEQKNVPIINYLDNQGVRHKIWKIDNRLKLQQFKEVLDPIDSFYIADGHHRIGSVGEHAKRLRDKNKKYSGLEHFNFVYSFIVSNQSIKIHDYNRLLKDLNGLNPEQLLEALAKDFQIHEKGDEIYYPSQKFHISMYLDGKFYSLHVKHDIRVEEKGHNDMDHYLLEKYVFDKILKLDTEEKRAEKTDYIKGNSCKESIIKIKEKVDSGVYKVGFGIYPVSFQDLIKISDKKIKMPPKCTYIEPKLITALMMYDMK
- a CDS encoding D-2-hydroxyacid dehydrogenase; amino-acid sequence: MKVLANDGISQSAIDKLTEAGITVLENRVAREHLAKFINDNQVDVLLVRSATQIRAELIDECPSLKILGRGGIGMDNIDVDYAIDKGLYVINTPTASCKSVAELVFAHFFGLARNLHESNRLMPLEGDTKFDSLKKSFAKAFELSGKTLGIVGLGKIGIEVAKIGISLGMKVIAYNRTPKTEQIELHFFDGQSLTFQIKSVTLEDVLQKADFISINTSKLNAYILDAPEMEMMKDGVFIANTARGGVINEVALIDYIENGKIAGAALDVFENEPQPELPLLMNPALSLSPHIGGNTIDAQERIGLELAEQIINIKKELE
- the serC gene encoding 3-phosphoserine/phosphohydroxythreonine transaminase; the protein is MKKHNFSAGPSILPQEVFQKASEAVLDFNGMGLSILEISHRSKEFVAVMDEARAIVKRLMNLGDDYEVLYLQGGASLQFLMTPLNLLTENGKAAYTDTGTWAAGAIKEAKKIGNIDVVASSKEDNYSYIPKDYKVGADYDYFHCTSNNTIYGTQMKEFPKVDTLMVCDMSSDIFSRQLDFSKFDLIYAGAQKNMGPAGAVLVVVKKDILGKTGRNLPSYMDLGLHIAKESMLNTPPVFAVYVSYLTLKHLEENGGIAAAETKNEAKAKLLYDEIDSNPLFEGYAAKEDRSLMNVSFKLTDESKKEAFDEAWKAAGISGLNGHRSLGGYRASIYNAMPIESVQVLVDVMKNFA
- a CDS encoding 4Fe-4S dicluster domain-containing protein, translating into MAIKITDECINCGACEPECPNNAIYEGAVDWKASEGTALQGRVTLTSGLTVDADAPQEPVSDDIYFIVSDKCTECKGFHEEPQCAAVCPVDCCVPDDDHVESEESLLAKKAFLHNE
- a CDS encoding acyl-CoA reductase — encoded protein: MNNDKIYGLAKVGEFLFDFLAQAPDNYNATQQSFANVLKQSKVENPWFDEPNMRFALNTWAQLLNVEAIKAWLAKYSFQNSGKKVGLILAGNIPMVGWHDVMSVILSDNIPMIKLSSKDRLVIPFLLNLWKEFSNDSVQYELVERLENFDAVIATGSNNTARYLEYYFKDKSAIIRKNRTSLAVLSGDETDEELQKLADDIFIYYGLGCRNVTRLLIPENFKLDRLFENFLNYQNIINHNKYANNYDYNRAVYLLNQDQFWDNNFVMLKQDDKLFSPLSVLHFSRYKTLEDISDFIKENENEIQTIVTNMDLEFESIKLGMAQQPALDTYADNVDTMAFLCAL
- a CDS encoding bifunctional transcriptional activator/DNA repair enzyme AdaA, giving the protein MKLSKDIMYQASCNKNPDFEGVFWMAVKTTGIFCRPTCTARKPKIENVEFFDNTKDPILKGYRPCKICKPLESPDQTPEAIQKLLDDLSQDPSMKFKDYDLVQRGLEPANVRRWFLKHHGMTFHAFQRMFKINSAFKKLQDGENIIDAALDIGYESLSGFNESFKNIFGVSPAQSKMEKVIDLKRIETPIGTMIACADKHGICLFEFSDRKALPTELKQISKHFDANIIQGENPHFTTLQKELKEYFEGKRKEFTVPLSPVGTDFQKRVWEILRTIPYGTTRSYQEQAHILGNPKAVRAVANANGLNKISILIPCHRVIGSDGKLTGYGGGIWRKQKLLELEKAILF
- a CDS encoding cupin domain-containing protein, with product MRKYKIQTKPFVVPTTDGKLIEEHWGNTTSHKNISIAYMSAPPGWSEPHQTPDFDEFTLIISGKKQIEIDGEIVIVEKGQSILIEKGARIRYSNPFSEVCDYVAICMPAFSMDLVNREAY
- a CDS encoding DUF3037 domain-containing protein, producing MQEVKLYEYAVIRLVPKPEREEFINVGLVIFSKREKYIKVKTHLCPDKMQCFFCETEFEVIEKHLMSFENVAKGGKDFGPIAQLEIPERFRWLTAVRSSIIQTSRPHPGQAVDLDKTFERLFRDLIL
- a CDS encoding HipA family kinase, which translates into the protein MDLSLRTVTVLRYILPLREGGSLPALAEADDDFKYVLKFRGAGHGVKALISELIGGKIAQALGFRTPELVFAYLHEDFGRTEADEEIQDLLKASVGRNLALHYLSGAINYDPAAVKIDTQLSSEIVWLDAYLTNIDRTFRNTNMLYWHKELWLIDHGASLYFHHSWDNWEKNAISNFPMIKDHVLLPQADQLDEVNLKFKTILTDDILRNIVELIPEDWLQWRDTELSPEEIKKVYFQFLTRRLANSDNFVNEAKDARSKII
- a CDS encoding NAD(P)H-dependent flavin oxidoreductase produces the protein MNKITELFNIKYPIIQGGMIWHSGWRLASAVSNNGGLGLIGSASMYPDILRENIKKCKAATDKPFGVNIALLYPNLEEIINIILEEKVKIVFTSAGNPKTYTDVLKKEGIKVAHVVSSTKFAIKCQDAGVDAIVAEGFEAGGHNGRDETTTLALIPNVKRHITTPLIAAGGIATGAQMKAAMILGADAVQVGSRFAATTEASSHENFKNKIVEIGEGDTQLTLKELAPVRLIKNKFYQDLEALYEQGRNVEALKETLGRARAKRGMFEGDLVEGELEIGQSSALIDEVLPVEKVFEKLIAEFNAAKVDLIL
- a CDS encoding DUF4268 domain-containing protein, yielding MFSKQEAAQLKKEFWTAFGKAFPRKWLLYDTKIKDFSFKFYADNKKVEVSLDIEMKDELFRNAYFEKIWSLESILEEYVGDFTKDEFYVLDNGKVISRIWVTKTNVSIFNKNSWPDIFDFFVEKMSAFEMFYYEYEDFIKDV
- the pnuC gene encoding nicotinamide riboside transporter PnuC, yielding MLEFFVDLASQYKDYPRYLVILEIIATVFGILSVYFSIKKNIWVYPTGLVSTILFIYIMFVFGLLGDMLINVYYTVMSIYGWILWAKHSDDHIHVQVQKASKKDWFNASILFVLSIIFVGLVYYFKPFIDNKFSLENVNLGLYHLDWANYLDILTTSLFLVGMLLMAKRCVENWIFWIVADIICIPMMVYKGLAITSLQYFVFSFMAIVGYIEWQKSLKLQPKS